GGGACAAGCGGGCGCAAGGCACACCGGCCCCGCCGCttggcaggctgagcagcacgcTGGTTAGTACCGCAGGCGGGTGCCGCAGCGCTCCGTGCTGACAGTGCCCTGGGCGCCCTGCCGCTCCGCACCGGGCCCCGGCAGCGAGGCAGGGCCTGCGGCTCGGCTCGGCCGCTCTGAGGGCAGGCGGGAAGCGGGCCGAGGGCCGGCACGCGCCCCTCGCGGCTGCCGAACGCCGCCGCCACGGCACTGCGCATGCGCTGCTGCACACCGCCCCCCCCGGCCCGGCGCGCATGCCCCTACCCCCTGGCTCGGCCAATCGCcagccgcgccgccgccgcgccccgccccCCACGCACCCTCACGCCGTGACGTTGCCATCCGCCCCGGCCATTTCCGGCCGGGCCGCAGGGCTCCCTGCGCGGGCTGCGATTGGCCGGGGCGCGGCGGCGCGTGCGCAGCCGAGAGGCGCTGCCCTGCCCGCTCCGCACGGCCCTGCGGCGGCTCCCGTCCGCCCCTGCCGCGCCGCGTCACacggcagcctcctcctgcggGGCGTCGGGGCGGCTTGGCCAGCCGCAGGCCTTAGCCTCGCTCCCCTCGGAAGCGGCCAGCAGTAGGAGGTCGAGCCTCTGCTGCGCGGGCTCACCTGTTGGCCCGGGCCGCCGctgctctctccttcctttccctcgcGTTCATACCCCTAACCCCCATCTGCCCCGCTGTCGGGGGCTGCCGCCATGGCGGAGACGGAGGAGAGGAGCCTCGACGACTTCTTCGCCAAGCGGGACAAGAAGAAGCGGAAGGAGAAGAGCAACCGAGCGGCCGCCGCCTCCAGCGCCGCTTCTAGCGCCGCTTCTAACGCTGCCTCTAACGCCACGGGGGCGGCCTCGGCGGCTGGAGGAACCCGCCCGACTGACGGCAGCGGCTCCGGGGCCGTCACCTCTAACGCAGATTCCTCCAAGACGGTGACCAAGGTGAGGCCTGGGGAGGGTGGGAAGTGGGGAGCAGGGCCGCGGCGGCGGGGAACGGTCACGGCTGCCTACGGCGGCCCAGACGGCGCCTTCCTGCCGGCAGGGGGCGCCGTCACTGCCGGCCTGGGGGAGCGGCGCCGCCCGGCCATGCGGCCGCGGGAGGCCCGTGGGGCTCCCGGGCAAGACCGGCCCCAAAGCGGGAGAGAGCCGGCGGGAGGGCCTCGCCGCCACGGCGACAGCCCGCCGGGGCTTCTTAGCCCAGCGCAGCCTTATCTTTGGGCCGGAACCGCCGGTTTCTGGGCTGGGCGTTCACCCGGCCTCGAAACGTGCCTTGCGTCCGCGTGTAGGGAAGGAAATGGCTCCAGTTCCCGGTCTGCGGCTTCGGTTGTGCCCAGCCCTCCCTGGTTTCTGGGTCTTGGTGCAaggcagtggcaggagctggagattTGCATCAGGTGCCAGCTTGCGTTGTGGCCTGTGGACCTTGGCGATAAGTTTCCCCTGGCCCTGCAGACACAGTGCGCCTGGCGCTTTGCCTCGGTGCCAGGAAGGGCTTTGCTGCCAGGAGGAGTTTCGTACCATGTTACAAGGGTATGATAAGGGTGCAGGAGAAGCTCGCAGCTGAGTTAACGCCTTCCAGCTAGCCACGTTCTGTACTTTCAAATCTAATTTTAAGACTCAGAAtactaggttggacaggactacagtggtcatctggtccagccttaGGAAAAGCACAGTGTAGACAAGATGACCCTACAGCCTGCCCAGATTTGGTGTTACAGTGCCCAGGTTTGGGgagctccaccacttccttgagATTATTCCATTGGTTGATTGTCTTTGAAAAGTGTTCCTCTCGTGTCCCCACTGTTAATTTGCCCCCATTACCGTTATTTTGGATGTGACTCCTTGTAATAAGGGAGCGTCGTCTTTGTAGCCACCTTTTAAATGCTGGGCCGCAGTGATAAGCCTTCTTTCCATGAGGTTGAACTAGAAATactgaaagaaatgtttcctaatgtttaATTTGGGCACCTTAACACCTGCAGTAGCTAAGTAGACCAAGGTCGATGGTGATCTTCCATCTGCTCTTCTGTTCATTTGCTTGCAGAATGTTTTCTGGCTTTGACCGAAGCTGGTCCGTGGATTAGCACTAAAGATTGTTAGGTGTGGAAGGCATGTTGGTTTGAAAACTGTGATGTTTCCATAGAGATGGGGTGTAAGAAACCTAAAAGATTTTAGAGCTGTAGGCTCACACTCTTCCAGTAGATTGACTCTTCAACAGCCAGTGCAATGGCGTGAGGTgactctgcttctgctcttaGGTTAAAGCAGGTCAGTTTTCCTGCTAGAAGTTGATAGTATTGAAGATCCTAAAACAGGGCTCCTTGCAGAAGCTGTTTCCCCAGGTGTGCAGCAGAAAGTGGACTGTAGTACCACTGGCAGACTTTGCTTGCAAGGTCATCTTTGTATTTAGAGTCATAACTGCATTTCATGTAGGAATTATGTAAAACACTAGTTGGTCTGTGAGTGTTTTAAAGCTGTGACTAGGGCTGCTAATCTGTTCTGGTTCATTTGTAACTCACTTTAATAAGCCTGAAACCAACTGGTTGAACAGTagggcagagctggctctgtGTAAGTGGACACTTAAGATCCCACTTTACACCTTAGAGTGGTGCTTCGCAAAGACTAACATTTCACTGGTTTTGTGCACTATGGCTGCCATGGCTTCaaagctgctttttttcctgttataaAAACATTGAGAAGACAAGAAAGGCTTTAAGTGTGGTTGTGAATGTGACAATCAAATGTACCAATATTAGTCATGATCATAAATCCACTGTGGGCTACTCCAGATGTTCTTTACTGTTGGGCTTGTGGGATAGGTGATGGAACAGTAAGTCTGAAGTGCTGAAGCTGTCACAGAAGCTTGCTGTTGGCAAAAGCAGGAGTGGTTGTCCTTGAATTTCCCTGGTCTTGGCTGCACAGCTGTTCCCTGCTTAGTGTTGTCCCTTGATTTCCCATGGGATTTTTACTGAGACATGGTTTTCTTTCACTCCAGTGGCTTTTACTGGGGCGTTTCTGAGCTGTCCCAGTGAGTCAGCCGAGTTAGGGAGGAGGAGTGGAACCCTTTGCTGCTGGCGGTGGGGCACAGATGGGCTTCCCATGGAGTTGCACCTCCACTCTTAGTTTGCTTTATCTTCGTTACATTCCTTTCCACTTTCAGCATCAAGAGGTAAcaagtttctttttctcttcttacaGGAAGAGGATGATTGGAAGGAGTTTGAGCAAAAGGAAGAGGTTGATTATAGTGGTCTTAGAGTTCAGTCCATGCAAATAAGGTACCACACTTTCAGTTCTTTCTCCAGAATAATTGCTGTGGCTGTCTGTAAGGTGTGCTCGGTCTCCTGAGCTGCCTCCGGGGCCGTTAAGCAGGGCTTTGGTACGTGTCTGATGACACAGAAGTTTAGACTCTAGGTCTGCCGTTTTGGTTGGGACTCAGATTTTTATCACAGGCTCTTAACGTTGCCCTTTATAAAGATGTTAGGAATTTCTGTGAAGAGCACAGGCCAGTAACTGCCACTGATGGTGTCACTTGCTTCAGCTTACTGTGGTGATTACTCTGAGAGGCTATTTAATTTTCAGTTATTATAACTATTTTAAACTGCTCTCTGATGTATACAGAAAGCTTTTCTGATCATGACTAGCAGGCACTGGTGTATTATAAACTTCTTTTGTATTTACACTTCACCGCTGCTATTGAGATCAGTGCCTTGAGTTTAATTGCCTCACCCTGCACTTGTGCCCCCTTAAATCACACAGCTTGCTGTAGCAGTTGTCTAGCAAATCGTTTTGAGTTTATGACTATTTCTGTGCAAAATAAGATGGGCTAAATGAAATAATCAGGCTGTTATTTGTCTTCAGGCatattttcctcctgttttgaAAAGATACTATGAGTTGATTTGTGGAGTGTATTTGCGCAACATAAGAATGTTTATCAGGTGGTTGTGGTTATAGGTAAAGGTTGCTCAGGACTTGCTTTCTGTCAATGTTTTTGTACAACTTCTTCCTCGTGGCTGAAGCATTTTATGGAAGCTGGACCTGTAGTCCTTTCCTGCTTTATCTTGTCATCACTTCCAAATGCTTGACAGCCTCAGTAAGAAGTTGTTTAAACTCAAAGGAATCAGTTTATTTGGTCATTTAGTGTAGTTTCAGTTTGTCCTTTttaaaagaacttctttccttctcAGCTGTGAAGCTACACAGCAGTAGTCCAGATGGAAGCACCACTGCAGAGGTTACAGGACTAATGCTGTGTGCTGTAGCTGCAGaatgctgcccatggcagctgtGTAGCATCTTGTATCTTAAATCTTTCCTTGTAACATGCTGCTTATCACTCCTCTCTTGCAGTGAGAAGGAAGATGATGAAAGtgaaaaaacagaagaaactGGTGACAACTGGGAAGAGACCGGTGGTAGTGTAGACAGATCCTCTGGTCCTTGGAACAAGTCTGcgcctgccccagcacctgtCGTTGAACCAATTGGTAAATTTAACTTGGAGTTGTTACTTTTCCCAGCTGGAAGCCCATTGGGCTGAATGAAGCGGCTCAGAGGGTGGCATTGCCACCTACTGGTGACTTGTTTGGCACAGTGGTCACTAAGGAGATCTTCCTGTGAAGGGGTCTGAGAATCTGCATTGACAATACTGTCAGAGGCTTTAAACAAATACCAGTGGAGTGGGGGTTCTGGCTTTGAAGATGGGGCGGTGGAAGCATCCTGTCTTTGGAGGAGGTACTTTTGCTTTGCAGTTTGCAAAATAACCTGTGGAAGTGTTTCTGTTGCTGTAAAAACAGTGCTGTGACAATGAAAGGGCTGTTCAGGCAGTGTTTGATGTCTGCTAGGACAGCTCTTGAGCAGGGTGTTATGGTTAACGGTGTGCTTTTCACACTAGTTCTGGGGTACAAAGACCATGGCACCTCAAAGATGATTCTTTAACTGGGATAGGATTAAATACAACTgattagcagcagcagagatcaGCTGCTAGCCACGATGGGAGTTTGGACTTCTCCTCCATTGAGACATTCCAAGTAGCCTGCTGCAGGCGTGCTTGCTTGCACAGGCAAGGAGGTAAAGCATTCACTGCTGCCAGTTCATCGTAGATGGTTCTTTGGATGTGAACTATTCAGAGACACATCTGAAGAGGTGCTAGAAAGAACATTTAGCACAAGGTTGTGTTTAAATCTCTGGTTTTAAAGGTGAGCTGCCAACACATAGCCGAGCAGAAGCATTGAAATCCTCAGCCCTGAGCCAGTGCACTGGAGCAGCGTTTGAGCTGGCCTGCCAAGCGTAGCTTAAACTGGGTGGCCTCTGATCTCCTCCCGTCTCTGAGCACTCGATGCCAGAGCTTTGAGAGGTGCAGGGTCGTGAGCTTGCGGGTGGGTTCCAGGGGCTCTGGGCGTAGACTCACTCCCCGGATGCTATTGTCCCCCACAGTGGCCGAGGCCCCGGAGCCGGTGCCGAGCGGAGGCGTGTACAGGCCGCCCGGCGCCAGGGAGGGCGGCAGGCCCCGGCGAGCGCAGCAGGGCCCGCCCGAGATCTACAGCGACACTCAGTTCCCCTCGCTGCAGTCCTCCGCCAAGCTCGGCGACAGCCGCAGGTgagtgccctgcagctgctgccaggggacgCCCCGGGccgcctgctgctgctcctcctcctccctctgctttAAGGCTTAAGCCTGAAGCTTCCCGCAGAGACAAGACAGATGTGAGACATTGCTCTGTTTGGCAAAGAGATGTAGGAGAGGTCTTGACTATATTCGGCTTTTGGGAGGGCCTCCCAGCACAGGACATAGCCCAGTGATGCAGCCAAGCACGGCTGCCAGGTCTCTGCCAAAGGGTTTCCCTGGAGCAGgcacttcagctcctggcagcagctgcctccctgatCTGGTTGTggcaaggctctgctgctggcagtagGCATGAGGAGAATGTCTTCAGCACGCTGCCTTTTCCTTAGAGCCGTGACAGGGACAGAAGTGGAGGATTGGGCTTTCATgcacacagcaagcagcagacgtgctgcctgagctctgcttcACAAAGCCTCTCCCCTTTTGAAGACTTGAGTCCTGATCTTTCCATAGCCTTATtccctgcagaggagagagcaaGGCCAGAACCTAGTTCACTTGTGGGTTCTTTGGGGCTATTTTTTAGCCTGCTAGACCAATAATGCCTGGCAGAAGCTTTGTttcttctgggtttgttttggtttggctttgtctgcctggaGGCTGAGACCCATTGTTGATGCTTTGGAGTTGAGCTAAGATGATATTCTGAGGGAGTGTTCTGGAAATGGACTCTTTGCTTTCTAAAACTTGTTTAAATGCACCTAAATTTACTTCTGGGAATGTTAATACTGAGATTTAGAATGTGATCAGAGTTGTACTGGGGGATGAGCTTGGTTCTGGTGATAAGGTTTTGCAAGACTTGCTTGGGAATGTTTGTTGTGTTAAAACCCTAGAGATGGTGTTCTCTGTTTGGGCTGGTTTTGTTGGGATGGGGTGGAAATCAACCGGAAATTCACAGTTCACAAGCTAGTGATGAGATATTTACTGATTACATTTCTTTTCCCTTAGGGATAAAGAAATGGAGAAGAGCTTTGAAGTAGTAAAACACAAAACTAGAGGTAGGGATGAGGTCTCAAAAACCCAGGCACTTAAACTTCAGCTAGAGAACCAGTATGCTGTGCTGGGGGATCAGTAGAGCTGCACACACAGTACAGTTCAGGAATGCTTGTTTGGTAACCCCTCCACTAAGGTAACTAAACTACAGCTCACAGCTCTGATGACCGTGCCACCTTGTTCTGCTGGATCTGCTGCAGCAAGTGCAGACTGCCCTGATGTAAGTGATTGGTTCTCCTGCATTGTGGAAGCATAACGTGTTACAACTCCTCCAGTGGATGTGGGGCAGAGTAATGTCATGATTGAACTGGTGTCACCAGGGTTCTTTAATTGCTCAGATACCTACAGCCAGTGGTCATTTCCAAATCTTTTTATGTTCAGATACTGAGCCTTCGTAAAGGTTGACTACCTCAGACTTGCTGCACTCATTGTGGACACCATGTGGATCACAActtctggaagagaaggttacAGCTGTTTTAGTGGCCATCTGAAACTTGAAACCAGCTCTACTGGATTCCTGTCAGAAATCCTGCAGAAGTCAGCCATTTGGTTCCAATTTGCTATAACAAAGATTTAAGTGACCTTAATGACAAACCTGTTCTGTTCCCCTCCTGAGGAATCCTGCCCTGTGTAGCCATAGCCTGATAGAGACTTCTGGAGCTGCCCAAGTACTGCAGAGCTGTAGCTTGTTTACCTTTCTAGATAGCTGTACTGAGGTAACTGCACCACCGAGTAGAACTCCTCCAGTACCAGATTAGAGATCAGTGGCTCGGAGTCCTCTGTTGGCTTTAGCCATGCCCACAGCTGGCTTTTGGCTGCTTATTCTTAGTCCCCACCCAAGAAACTGCTGCCTGGTTTCTGCTATCCAGTTGCATCCTGTTTAAATGATGGTGAGACCTTGGACTGAAGCAGTTTCTTTGGGGCTTTGTCACGAGTATTTCCCACCCTGAAGCACTAAGGCTTGAGTTTCCATTATCCAGGCTCCAGCCACAGTCCTTGGAATGTGTCTTTCCCAGAGGAGGTGTGGCTATATTGCTACTGGATAAGACATCCTCTATTGAAAACAGTTGCTCGTGGCAGGGTAATGGGTACTTGATAACCCAACTGTAACCAGAGGGATAGAGCTGGTAAAGCCTTACTTGTTTGGCTACTTCTGTGAAGCACGCAGGCTTTTTGAGGCAGAAATCCTGTAAGGCAGACTCCTGTGGTGGTTATTCACCGAGTCAGGAAGTTGAGTAGCAAAGGCTCCTTATGTTGTCATCTTTGAATCTAGTGGAAGCAGGCAAAGTGGTGTAAGTGATTCGATGAGCAACATCTGTCAAGTACCAAATGTGTCCTGCTGTAACcgttcttctcttctctgcattCTCAGACCAGAAGTCAGATGAAGTACAACAGTGGCATGCTCCAGTGTGGAGATTTTTCAGAGTCAATGCCAAAAACTAGCCCCAGCGTTTGCAAGAGTTGCTAATGGCAAGAGAGACGAGGGAACAAACCCAAGCTGGCTTAGGTGTGTGTGCAGGTGGTGAGGATAGTGCAGGGCTCCCTTTGACTAACTGCTGACTCACTTTAACCTCCTCCTGAGGCCAGTGGCAACATTCTGTTGACTTCAGTGGAGCTGAGCTTCCACCTGGCTCTGCTGTGCACAGACTAATGCTGGCCTTGTCTTCGCAGAGTTAACTGTCCCTAAGACCTCTGCTACAAGCTGCTATTAGAgggctccagcctctttttcaTTTGGAAGCAACCccactgagcagcctgatgtgAATAGGCAGGGCTGAGCCATGCCTCTTCCTTGCAAGTGCATTGTTGCTAGCAGAACTGATGTCACCAAAGCTTTCTATGGAATTGGTGGGGAATGAAGAGGTTGATTGATGTGGGGGAAATGTGAAAATGCTTTTCCTGATCCTCTGAAGTGCTCTCAGCAATTCAGCTGAATCCAGTTGTTGCTGTGTGCAGGGGAGGAGGGGCTCCCCGTTGTGCTGTCTTTCATTGGAGGTTTTGGGCATGGATTCTGGCAGTTCAAGAAAACCCTGTACCAGTTTCAAATCAAATAAAATGGACATATTCATGGATATGGAGTCTGATGAGTCTTTACTGTTGTGTCCCACAGCTGAGGAAGCAGAGtgcctgggggtgggggaggcaggCCGGtgagcagggccaggctgtgtTTTAGGGGCATGTAGCAGCAGTGAGCATTAATATGTCTTTTATTTACACAAGCTTAGTTTGTACCCATTGGTGTCTCCTTACTCTCCACCATAGGGGTCTGGATGGAGGTTGTGAACTGAGTGTGAATGGAGCCTTGATCTCCTTTTCACTTGAACGCAGCTCTGCTTACTTAAACACCTCTGAAAGTGTGCCTGCTATCACCAGAGTTCATGGGCTGCTGCTAACTAGAGCTGTTCCTTTGGAGACTTTTCTTGAGCACATCGTTCCGGGGCTTTAGTGAAGGCATAAAGAGGAAAGCAGCCAAAGTTCAGTCTCCCTGGTTCAGAATGGTGAAGCGTTTGAAAGTGTCTCCTGTTAAatactgctgccagcagctatCAAAATGCAGCCATCAGTACCTAGGACAGTCAGTTCTCTGGAAGCTTGATTTGCTCTTGGGGCTCTGAGCGAGCTCCCTCTGGAGTGCCCTTGTGCTCCTTGGAGGCATGCTGAGAATGTCCCTTTCCTTTCCAGAGTGCTGGGGGAAGGCTCGTGCCCCCAGTGAAGgattgccagctgcagagctgggcttggcTTGATGCTAGCCAgtagaaggcagctgtgttaACCTGTTACATGCttctgtggattttttttgccCCTGGACCTGGTTTAGCTGTGCAGATAAAGGGGACCTGAGCAAGTGACTTGTCGCCTCCCTGCAGTTTGGCTTTGCCAGGTGTGGCCAGTTTCAGTACCTGAACAGGTGAATTTTTACTGGCACAAATAGTGGTATAAACCTTACAGCAGTGGGACtgtctctgctggctcctggaaACTCTTTCACTAGAACATGCCCAAGGTCCCTGTATGGCTTGGGTGCCTTTGACAGGGCTGCATGTCTtgggcagcagcttctgcagcagatCTCTCTTTCTACTTTCAGCCTGCTGAAGTTTCAGACTTGCCTGCGGGTTTCTGTCAGATACCATCACTAGAATGCAGCAGAGGGTTCTGTTCTGTTCAGCTTGCTCACAAGCTCCTAACAGGGTGTTTGAGCTGCTCAACAATAACCTCCACCTTTACATTTCAGATCCTCTGGCTGTGTGTGAAGGGTGAGGGGAACTGGCAGTGTGCTGATAAATTCTTCAGAGAAAGTTACAGCTGAGTTGTGTCGTGGTCAGTGGTGGAACCTGAGAGCTTGAGATGGAGAAGGAAGCACAAAACTAAGGAGTCTAGTGTGAAGTCTCAACTCCTGTGTGGAGAGTGGATTTGGAAGCACCAGGTGTGGTTCCACCGTGTTTTAAGTGCAGTAGAGTAGGATGAAGAAGATTTTTTGAGTAGGCAGAGTGGGAGTGATGCAGTAAacaggaggaggcagaaaagAGGGATTGAGATGGCTGTGCTCTGAGTGGCAGGGTGAAGTGCACAGCCTGATATAGGTGTGGAGGGTACCTGGTGGGGTGGGCACTATGTTCACAGTGGCAGCTCCACTTGGTTTTACATAGGAATGTATGAGGCTCAGTAGCTGGGGAAGGTCTTTAAAGGAAGCAGGAGAATGTGGCATTGGTGCAGAGCTATCTGCCCAGCTGCCTAAAGAGAGGAAAATGCCAGGATGGTGCAGCAGTCTGAGTGGGTGGTGACTTGCTTCAAATACAGGAAAACAGCTCCATCAGCTGGGCTAGCCGGCACTTTGAGTTAGTGTGTAGGAAGACATTTCCTGGTGTGGAACCTTCTGGTTTGTGTGTCCTGGGGTtactctcagctgctcccctgTGTTGGTGCAGCAAGGCTGACAGAGCTCAGTGGCTGCTCAGTCAGAACACAAGCATTAGAAAGGTGTTCAGTACCAGGAGAGGTGCAGCTGGGGTCCTGGGGCAGAAAGCATCTGAAGCAAGTGTGTGCTCGGAACAGAAGCCAGTCTGGTTTGCAGCAAGTGTAGCCAAGAAGGTAGGGTTTGACCTGGGCTGtccactgagctgctctgctgagggaaTTCAGTttctctttgcctcagtttccacagCTGTattaaaacaaacccaacaagcTGCAACACCCCTGTGAGGTGAGACCCGTGAGGACTGCAGGACTTTAGTGCTCTCTGGGAAGGCTTGATCCTGGCAGCTGTACTGGACTATTGctgcaaagctattttcatCTCGGGACAAATCAGAAGTGGAACCCAAAGCCTTTAATGATAATATAAATAGGG
This genomic window from Pogoniulus pusillus isolate bPogPus1 chromosome 32, bPogPus1.pri, whole genome shotgun sequence contains:
- the CDV3 gene encoding protein CDV3 homolog isoform X3, which encodes MAETEERSLDDFFAKRDKKKRKEKSNRAAAASSAASSAASNAASNATGAASAAGGTRPTDGSGSGAVTSNADSSKTVTKEEDDWKEFEQKEEVDYSGLRVQSMQISEKEDDESEKTEETGDNWEETGGSVDRSSGPWNKSAPAPAPVVEPIVAEAPEPVPSGGVYRPPGAREGGRPRRAQQGPPEIYSDTQFPSLQSSAKLGDSRRTETDSPAMYL
- the CDV3 gene encoding protein CDV3 homolog isoform X1, whose product is MAETEERSLDDFFAKRDKKKRKEKSNRAAAASSAASSAASNAASNATGAASAAGGTRPTDGSGSGAVTSNADSSKTVTKEEDDWKEFEQKEEVDYSGLRVQSMQISEKEDDESEKTEETGDNWEETGGSVDRSSGPWNKSAPAPAPVVEPIVAEAPEPVPSGGVYRPPGAREGGRPRRAQQGPPEIYSDTQFPSLQSSAKLGDSRRGLDGGCELSVNGALISFSLERSSAYLNTSESVPAITRVHGLLLTRAVPLETFLEHIVPGL
- the CDV3 gene encoding protein CDV3 homolog isoform X2, yielding MAETEERSLDDFFAKRDKKKRKEKSNRAAAASSAASSAASNAASNATGAASAAGGTRPTDGSGSGAVTSNADSSKTVTKEEDDWKEFEQKEEVDYSGLRVQSMQISEKEDDESEKTEETGDNWEETGGSVDRSSGPWNKSAPAPAPVVEPIVAEAPEPVPSGGVYRPPGAREGGRPRRAQQGPPEIYSDTQFPSLQSSAKLGDSRRDKEMEKSFEVVKHKTRGRDEVSKTQALKLQLENQYAVLGDQ
- the CDV3 gene encoding protein CDV3 homolog isoform X4, with amino-acid sequence MAETEERSLDDFFAKRDKKKRKEKSNRAAAASSAASSAASNAASNATGAASAAGGTRPTDGSGSGAVTSNADSSKTVTKEEDDWKEFEQKEEVDYSGLRVQSMQISEKEDDESEKTEETGDNWEETGGSVDRSSGPWNKSAPAPAPVVEPIVAEAPEPVPSGGVYRPPGAREGGRPRRAQQGPPEIYSDTQFPSLQSSAKLGDSRSSQL
- the CDV3 gene encoding protein CDV3 homolog isoform X5, whose amino-acid sequence is MAETEERSLDDFFAKRDKKKRKEKSNRAAAASSAASSAASNAASNATGAASAAGGTRPTDGSGSGAVTSNADSSKTVTKEEDDWKEFEQKEEVDYSGLRVQSMQISEKEDDESEKTEETGDNWEETGGSVDRSSGPWNKSAPAPAPVVEPIVAEAPEPVPSGGVYRPPGAREGGRPRRAQQGPPEIYSDTQFPSLQSSAKLGDSRRY